The Kosakonia sacchari SP1 genome includes a window with the following:
- the nirB gene encoding nitrite reductase large subunit NirB yields the protein MKKPVLAVIGHGMVSHYFLQQLVERELHQHYEIVVFGEERLPAYDRVHLSEYFAGRSAQSLSLVSEGFFADNGITLHCASKIVAIDSQQRCVRDAQGVETHYDTLVLATGSYAFVPPISGNTRPGCLVYRTLDDLDAIAAQAKNATRGVVIGGGLLGLEAANALRQLGLETHVVEFAPRLMAVQLDEGGAMMLQRKIEALGVQVHTRKETREIIDGEQARHRLCFADGSFLETDLLLFSAGIRPRDELAESAGLQKGARGGIVINDHCQTSDEAIYAIGECALWNGQIFGLVAPGYQMARSVADKLAARDTPFIGADMSTKLKLLGVEVASIGDAHGKTAGSQSYQWTDGPREIYKKIVVSADGKRLLGAVLIGDSADYSLLLQMMLNDMPLPAQPQTLILPALSGEVPKGLGVAALSASAQICSCHNVSKGDIAAAVAGGCSELGALKSCTKAGTGCGGCVPLLKQVMEHELQQLGVEVKKDICEHFAWSRQELYHLIRLHDIRTFDALIAQFGQGHGCEVCKPLVGSMLASCWNDYLLKPQHLPLQDTNDRFFANIQKDGTYSVVPRIPAGEITPQGLIAIGEVAQRYNLYTKITGGQRVDLFGARLEQLPAIWEELIAAGFETGHAYGKSLRTVKSCVGSTWCRYGVQDSTGMAIALENRYKGLRSPHKIKMAVSGCTRECAEAQGKDIGVIATDKGWNLYVCGNGGMKPRHADLFASDLDSEALIRTIDRVLMFYIRTADRLQRTSTWLDNMEGGLDYLKQVVLEDSLNIGAELEREMQQVADSYQCEWKTTLDNPQNRLLFRGFLNSDKPDEAVVMVPERGQIRPATAQEKPPMQNHPHTGDGEWEHIAALADIPANAGMAARLGQQQIALFHLPDCVEQVFALENHEPGSQANVLARGLVGDASGEPMVISPLYKKRFRLRDGQSLDDAGLRLRVWPVKILHGQIWVQHASAAQNTFPAIAEAS from the coding sequence ATGAAAAAGCCCGTTTTAGCGGTGATCGGCCACGGCATGGTGAGCCACTACTTTCTGCAACAGCTCGTGGAGCGCGAACTGCACCAGCATTACGAGATTGTGGTGTTTGGCGAAGAGCGGCTGCCCGCTTATGACCGCGTGCATCTTTCGGAATATTTTGCCGGGCGCAGCGCGCAGTCGTTGTCGCTGGTAAGTGAGGGGTTCTTTGCCGACAACGGCATCACGTTGCACTGCGCGAGCAAAATTGTCGCTATCGACAGCCAGCAACGCTGTGTGCGCGATGCGCAGGGTGTGGAAACCCATTACGACACGCTGGTGCTCGCTACTGGTTCATATGCTTTTGTGCCGCCGATCAGCGGCAATACGCGCCCCGGTTGCCTGGTCTATCGCACGCTCGACGATCTGGATGCCATTGCCGCGCAGGCGAAGAACGCGACACGCGGGGTGGTGATTGGCGGTGGTTTGCTGGGGCTTGAGGCCGCCAACGCTCTGCGTCAACTGGGGCTGGAAACCCACGTCGTCGAGTTTGCGCCGCGTTTGATGGCGGTCCAGCTCGACGAAGGCGGTGCCATGATGCTGCAACGCAAAATCGAAGCGCTGGGCGTGCAGGTGCATACGCGTAAAGAGACGCGGGAAATCATCGACGGCGAGCAGGCGCGCCATCGCCTCTGCTTTGCCGACGGCAGTTTTCTGGAAACCGATCTGCTGCTGTTCTCGGCGGGTATTCGCCCGCGCGATGAACTGGCGGAAAGCGCCGGGCTGCAAAAAGGGGCGCGCGGCGGCATTGTCATCAACGATCACTGCCAGACTTCTGATGAGGCGATTTACGCTATCGGTGAGTGCGCGTTGTGGAACGGGCAGATTTTTGGCCTTGTCGCACCCGGCTACCAGATGGCGCGTAGCGTGGCGGACAAGCTTGCCGCGCGTGACACGCCGTTTATCGGTGCGGATATGAGCACCAAACTGAAACTGCTTGGCGTCGAGGTGGCCTCTATTGGCGATGCGCACGGCAAAACCGCCGGCAGCCAGAGTTACCAGTGGACCGATGGCCCGCGTGAAATCTACAAGAAAATTGTTGTCTCTGCCGATGGCAAGCGGCTGCTCGGCGCGGTGCTGATTGGTGATAGCGCCGATTACAGCCTGTTGCTGCAAATGATGCTCAACGACATGCCGCTGCCTGCGCAGCCGCAAACGCTGATCCTGCCTGCGCTTTCCGGCGAAGTGCCAAAAGGGTTGGGTGTTGCAGCGCTCTCCGCCAGCGCGCAAATCTGCTCCTGCCATAACGTCAGCAAGGGCGATATTGCGGCCGCCGTGGCGGGCGGTTGCAGCGAGCTGGGAGCGCTCAAAAGCTGCACTAAAGCGGGCACCGGCTGCGGTGGCTGCGTGCCGTTGCTGAAACAGGTGATGGAGCACGAGCTGCAACAGCTTGGCGTGGAGGTGAAAAAAGATATCTGCGAGCATTTTGCCTGGTCGCGCCAGGAGCTGTATCACCTGATCCGCCTGCACGATATTCGCACGTTTGACGCGCTGATTGCGCAGTTTGGCCAGGGGCACGGCTGCGAAGTGTGCAAACCGCTGGTCGGTTCCATGCTCGCGTCTTGCTGGAACGATTACCTGCTTAAACCGCAGCACCTGCCATTGCAGGACACCAATGATCGTTTCTTCGCCAACATACAAAAAGATGGCACCTACTCGGTGGTGCCGCGCATCCCGGCGGGCGAAATCACTCCTCAGGGGCTTATCGCCATCGGTGAAGTGGCGCAGCGCTACAACCTGTACACCAAAATCACCGGCGGGCAGCGAGTAGATCTGTTTGGTGCGCGGCTTGAGCAGTTGCCCGCGATTTGGGAGGAACTTATCGCCGCCGGATTTGAAACCGGCCACGCTTACGGCAAATCCCTGCGCACGGTGAAATCCTGCGTCGGTTCCACCTGGTGCCGCTATGGCGTGCAGGATTCCACCGGCATGGCTATCGCGCTGGAGAACCGTTACAAGGGGCTGCGCTCGCCACACAAAATCAAAATGGCGGTCTCCGGCTGTACCCGTGAATGCGCCGAAGCGCAGGGCAAAGACATTGGCGTGATTGCCACCGACAAAGGCTGGAATCTGTATGTCTGCGGCAACGGCGGTATGAAACCGCGCCACGCGGATCTTTTTGCCAGCGATCTCGACAGCGAAGCGCTGATCCGCACCATCGACCGGGTGTTGATGTTTTATATCCGCACCGCCGACCGGCTACAGCGCACCAGCACCTGGCTGGACAACATGGAAGGCGGTCTGGACTACCTCAAACAGGTGGTACTGGAAGACAGTCTCAACATTGGCGCTGAGCTGGAGCGTGAAATGCAGCAGGTGGCCGACAGCTACCAGTGCGAGTGGAAAACCACCCTTGATAACCCGCAAAACCGCCTGCTGTTCCGGGGCTTCCTCAATAGTGATAAACCCGATGAAGCGGTAGTGATGGTGCCGGAGCGCGGGCAGATCCGCCCGGCCACCGCGCAGGAAAAACCGCCAATGCAGAACCATCCACATACCGGTGATGGTGAGTGGGAGCACATTGCTGCACTGGCCGATATTCCGGCGAACGCTGGCATGGCGGCACGTCTTGGTCAGCAGCAGATTGCCCTGTTTCACCTGCCTGATTGCGTGGAGCAAGTTTTCGCGCTCGAAAACCATGAACCCGGCAGCCAGGCGAATGTGCTGGCACGTGGGCTGGTGGGCGACGCAAGCGGTGAGCCGATGGTTATCTCCCCGCTGTATAAAAAGCGCTTTCGCCTGCGCGACGGGCAAAGCCTGGACGATGCCGGGCTGCGTCTGCGCGTCTGGCCGGTGAAAATCCTGCACGGGCAAATCTGGGTGCAACACGCGTCCGCTGCGCAGAACACTTTCCCGGCAATTGCCGAAGCGTCTTAA
- a CDS encoding bifunctional nitrate reductase/sulfite reductase flavoprotein subunit alpha: MEQIKSVCPYCGVGCGLVMQVENQRIISVVGDKSHPTNQGRLCTKGKSCAGAITATGRLESAWLRTSRQHEPVRTAMDEAIRETARRLRGIIDKHGPDALALYVSGQMSLEAQYLANKLAKGFIGTNNIESNSRLCMASAASGYKLSLGADGPPGSYDDFEHADLFLVIGANMADCHPILFLRMMERVNAGAKLIVVDPRRTATADKASLFLQIKPGTDLALLNGLLALLVQNGQLDNDFIAQHTDGWQTMPDFLLDYTPQQVAERTGLREADIRQAAQWIGEAGEWMSCWTMGLNQSTHGTWSTNALCNLHLATGAICRPGSGPFSLTGQPNAMGGREMGYMGGGLPGQRSVLVDEDRAFVEQLWQRPAGTLRGEVGGGTVALFDAMSAGEIKACWIICTNPVATVPNREKVIAGLERAELVIAQDAFLDTETNRYADILLPGALWAEAEGVMVNSERTMTLMQQAVSPPGDALADWQIIARVACEMGYAEGFRYASAAEVFDEIRAAHNPATGYDIRGASYARLRQTPLQWPCAPDDDQTRHPIRYLQDKGSVRFATASGRGQFFARPDLAPAEMPDDDYPLVLNTGRVQHQWHTLTKTGKIPLLNTLNPGPFIEISPVDAQRLAISEGDWVDIRSRRGMARLPAVVTDRVRPGNSFAPFHWNDLFGENQAINALTSDALDPVSLQPELKHCAIALARSEQQPAPAVAPTTDEDSGLVLVLWASTTGNAQAFARRCAEQLLHAGLAVKLRAMDSVGINDIAAAPRVLLLASTFGDGDPPANGAALWAALSAENAPALSGTAFSVLAFGDASYAQFCGFGRKLDARLATLGAQRLLACQVCDAGDIDTAQQWLAAIHTDILRLGALPQRAEQPTVKPGFSRHAPVSVPLVTNQLLSAPGAEKEIRQFAFDLQGSGLHYEAGDALGVWPRNCPQRVADILDLLALDGQRVVQVSGVGEMTLQAALCDCFDITRITPEILRLVADHAQSETLDNLLASENSTELTQWLWGRQIIDLLQRFPVHLAAEPWLAALRRLQPRLYSISSSPKVSPQRVELTVSTVRYGDSKQRGGVCSTFLADRAGHVAIFIQPAPHFRLPADPNTAVIMVGAGTGIAPFRGFLQERQATGAKGDNWLFFGEQHAATDFYYREELEAWQRDGILQRFTCAFSRDQAQKIYVQHRMLEQGEALWRWLAAGAHFYVCGDASQMAKDVENALKQVAQTFGGMSADEANAWLAAMARENRYQRDVY; the protein is encoded by the coding sequence ATGGAGCAGATTAAAAGCGTATGCCCCTACTGCGGGGTGGGCTGCGGGCTGGTGATGCAGGTGGAAAACCAGCGCATCATCAGTGTGGTGGGCGATAAAAGTCACCCGACCAACCAGGGGCGGCTGTGTACCAAAGGCAAAAGCTGCGCCGGGGCGATAACGGCGACTGGCCGTCTGGAGAGTGCCTGGCTGCGCACATCGCGCCAGCATGAGCCGGTGCGTACGGCAATGGATGAGGCCATACGCGAAACGGCGCGGCGACTGCGTGGCATTATCGATAAGCATGGCCCGGATGCGCTGGCGCTGTATGTCTCCGGCCAGATGTCTTTAGAAGCGCAATACCTGGCGAACAAGCTGGCGAAAGGGTTTATTGGCACCAACAATATCGAGTCCAACTCACGTTTGTGCATGGCCAGCGCCGCCAGCGGCTACAAGCTCTCGCTCGGCGCGGATGGGCCGCCGGGTTCTTATGACGACTTTGAACATGCCGATCTGTTTTTGGTGATTGGCGCGAACATGGCCGACTGCCATCCGATCCTGTTTCTGCGCATGATGGAGCGCGTCAATGCCGGGGCGAAACTGATTGTCGTTGACCCCCGACGCACCGCCACGGCAGACAAAGCCTCGCTCTTTTTGCAGATCAAACCCGGCACCGATCTCGCGTTGCTGAACGGTTTGCTGGCACTGTTGGTGCAAAACGGTCAACTCGATAACGATTTTATTGCCCAACACACCGACGGCTGGCAGACGATGCCGGATTTCCTGCTGGACTATACGCCACAGCAGGTAGCGGAGCGCACCGGGCTGCGTGAAGCTGACATTCGCCAGGCGGCGCAGTGGATTGGCGAGGCGGGCGAATGGATGAGCTGCTGGACGATGGGGCTAAACCAGAGCACACACGGCACCTGGAGCACCAACGCGTTATGCAATTTACACCTGGCTACCGGCGCGATTTGCCGCCCCGGTAGCGGGCCGTTTTCGCTTACCGGCCAGCCGAACGCGATGGGCGGGCGGGAAATGGGCTACATGGGCGGCGGGTTGCCGGGCCAGCGATCGGTGCTGGTGGATGAAGATCGCGCTTTCGTCGAACAGCTATGGCAACGTCCTGCGGGCACGCTGCGTGGCGAGGTGGGCGGCGGCACGGTCGCGCTGTTTGACGCAATGAGCGCAGGTGAGATCAAAGCCTGCTGGATAATCTGCACCAACCCGGTCGCCACCGTGCCAAACCGCGAAAAAGTGATTGCCGGGCTGGAACGCGCGGAACTGGTGATTGCGCAGGATGCGTTTCTGGATACCGAAACCAACCGCTATGCCGATATCCTGCTGCCGGGCGCGTTGTGGGCGGAAGCCGAAGGGGTGATGGTTAACTCCGAGCGCACCATGACGCTGATGCAGCAGGCCGTCTCCCCGCCGGGCGATGCGCTTGCCGACTGGCAAATTATCGCCAGAGTGGCGTGCGAAATGGGGTATGCAGAGGGTTTTCGCTACGCCAGCGCCGCCGAGGTGTTTGATGAAATCCGTGCCGCTCACAACCCGGCAACCGGCTACGACATTCGCGGCGCGAGCTACGCGCGGCTGCGCCAGACGCCGTTACAGTGGCCGTGCGCGCCGGATGATGATCAAACGCGTCACCCCATTCGCTATTTGCAGGATAAGGGGAGCGTACGTTTTGCCACTGCCAGCGGCAGGGGGCAATTTTTTGCCCGCCCGGATCTCGCGCCGGCCGAAATGCCGGATGACGACTACCCGCTGGTGCTCAACACCGGACGCGTGCAGCACCAGTGGCACACGCTCACCAAGACCGGCAAAATCCCGCTGCTCAATACGCTCAACCCCGGCCCGTTTATTGAAATCTCCCCTGTGGACGCACAACGCCTGGCGATAAGCGAGGGCGACTGGGTGGATATCCGCTCGCGGCGCGGTATGGCAAGGCTGCCTGCGGTGGTGACTGACCGGGTACGACCCGGCAACAGTTTTGCACCTTTTCACTGGAACGATCTGTTTGGCGAAAACCAGGCGATCAACGCCCTGACCAGCGATGCGCTGGATCCGGTTTCGCTGCAACCTGAGCTGAAACACTGCGCCATCGCGCTGGCGCGCAGCGAGCAGCAGCCTGCACCCGCCGTTGCACCCACAACGGATGAGGACAGCGGGTTAGTGCTGGTACTGTGGGCTTCCACCACTGGCAATGCGCAGGCCTTTGCCCGCCGCTGCGCCGAACAGCTTCTGCATGCCGGGCTGGCGGTAAAACTGCGCGCCATGGATAGCGTCGGTATTAACGATATTGCCGCCGCGCCGCGCGTGTTACTACTCGCCAGCACTTTTGGCGATGGCGATCCGCCTGCTAATGGCGCGGCGTTGTGGGCGGCGTTGAGCGCCGAAAATGCACCTGCGCTGAGCGGGACGGCGTTTTCGGTGCTGGCGTTTGGCGATGCCAGTTACGCACAGTTTTGCGGTTTTGGCCGCAAACTCGATGCCCGGCTGGCCACCCTTGGCGCACAGCGGCTGCTGGCATGCCAGGTGTGCGATGCGGGCGATATTGACACAGCACAGCAGTGGCTGGCGGCGATCCATACTGACATTCTGCGGCTCGGTGCGCTGCCGCAACGCGCGGAGCAACCCACGGTGAAACCCGGTTTCAGCCGCCACGCTCCCGTCAGCGTGCCGCTGGTCACTAACCAATTGCTGAGCGCGCCGGGGGCGGAAAAAGAGATCCGCCAGTTCGCGTTTGATCTGCAGGGTAGCGGCCTGCACTATGAAGCGGGCGACGCACTGGGCGTCTGGCCGCGCAACTGCCCGCAGCGGGTCGCCGACATCCTCGACCTGCTGGCGCTGGACGGGCAACGCGTGGTGCAGGTGAGCGGCGTGGGCGAGATGACATTGCAGGCTGCGCTCTGCGACTGTTTCGACATTACGCGGATCACCCCGGAGATACTGCGCCTGGTGGCTGACCATGCGCAAAGCGAAACGCTGGATAATCTGCTCGCCAGTGAAAACAGTACCGAACTTACGCAGTGGCTGTGGGGGCGGCAGATCATCGATCTGTTGCAGCGTTTTCCGGTACATCTGGCGGCTGAACCGTGGCTTGCAGCGTTGCGCCGTTTGCAGCCACGGCTCTATTCCATCTCCTCCAGCCCGAAAGTTTCCCCGCAGCGCGTTGAACTGACGGTCTCCACCGTGCGGTATGGCGACAGCAAGCAACGCGGCGGTGTGTGTTCGACCTTTCTGGCGGATCGCGCCGGGCACGTGGCGATCTTTATTCAGCCCGCGCCGCATTTTCGCCTGCCAGCCGATCCGAACACGGCGGTGATCATGGTCGGTGCTGGCACCGGCATTGCGCCGTTTCGCGGTTTCCTGCAGGAACGCCAGGCAACAGGGGCGAAAGGCGATAACTGGCTGTTTTTTGGCGAGCAACATGCGGCCACGGATTTTTATTACCGTGAGGAGCTGGAAGCCTGGCAGCGCGACGGCATTTTACAACGCTTCACCTGCGCGTTTTCCCGCGATCAGGCGCAGAAAATCTACGTTCAGCACCGCATGCTGGAGCAGGGCGAAGCGCTGTGGCGCTGGTTAGCCGCCGGGGCGCACTTTTATGTTTGCGGCGATGCGAGCCAGATGGCGAAAGATGTCGAAAACGCCTTAAAACAGGTGGCGCAAACTTTTGGCGGCATGAGCGCTGACGAGGCCAACGCCTGGCTGGCGGCAATGGCGCGGGAAAATCGCTACCAGCGCGATGTCTATTAA
- a CDS encoding surface-adhesin E family protein, which yields MKKSLFLGSVLLLMSGCTSHLGTTATQEETPPKQVVKFVTLSSGVSYLDFRTISLYDGNPYLRRIDVIHNYNEGMPVKKNPLMMIRSERQSLVVNCDTHQFAHVHKLFFSEHFATGDKIARMNTPGQWQDYPPTSLIGITAGLLCKLPAERLPAEPERDTQTPELFTVLQNGK from the coding sequence ATGAAAAAATCCCTGTTTCTTGGCTCAGTACTGCTGCTGATGTCCGGCTGTACCAGCCATCTTGGCACCACCGCTACGCAAGAGGAAACACCACCCAAACAGGTCGTTAAGTTCGTGACACTCAGCAGCGGCGTCAGCTATCTTGATTTTCGCACCATTTCCCTTTACGACGGCAATCCCTATTTGCGCCGTATTGACGTGATTCATAACTACAACGAAGGCATGCCGGTGAAAAAGAATCCGCTGATGATGATTCGCAGCGAACGCCAGAGCCTGGTGGTGAACTGTGATACGCACCAATTCGCTCATGTACATAAACTCTTCTTTTCAGAGCATTTTGCCACCGGCGACAAAATCGCCCGCATGAACACGCCAGGACAGTGGCAGGATTACCCACCAACATCCTTAATCGGCATTACGGCAGGCTTGCTGTGTAAGCTCCCGGCGGAGCGCCTGCCCGCAGAGCCCGAACGCGATACGCAAACACCGGAGCTGTTCACTGTGTTACAGAACGGAAAATAG
- a CDS encoding nitrous oxide-stimulated promoter family protein, producing MAGTRILREKLTIRKMIALYQRACPDAVSSAAHYADLYAYAEKRLDKCVFGEEKPACKQCPVHCYQPAKREEMKQIMRWAGPRMLWRHPVLTVRHLLDDKRPVPELPEKYRRK from the coding sequence ATGGCTGGCACCCGGATCCTGCGAGAAAAACTGACTATCCGCAAAATGATTGCCCTTTATCAGCGCGCCTGCCCGGATGCGGTAAGCAGCGCGGCGCACTACGCGGATTTGTACGCTTATGCGGAAAAGCGGCTGGATAAATGCGTGTTCGGCGAAGAGAAACCGGCCTGCAAACAGTGCCCTGTACACTGTTACCAGCCTGCGAAACGCGAAGAGATGAAACAGATTATGCGCTGGGCCGGGCCGCGCATGCTATGGCGTCACCCGGTGCTGACGGTGCGCCATTTGCTTGATGACAAGCGCCCGGTGCCGGAGTTGCCGGAGAAGTACCGGCGCAAATAG
- the flhA gene encoding formate hydrogenlyase transcriptional activator FlhA, which yields MSYTPMSDLGQQGLFDITRMLLQQPDMAALCETLTRLTRQAGLADNAAIVLWHADSHLASRYAVQGPDNSARYNDQALLAGGPVRHILSHPQALRCTAQLFSETWPAIAESRIYPAFAHYSLLPLAAEGQIFGGCEFFRTSDRPWSDKETERLHTLTQIVAVVAEQLQSREHPTPDYELLCQERDDFRILVAITNAVLSRLHMDELVSEVAKEIHYYFGIDAISLVLRGSRKGKLTIYSTHYLDEADPAHETQEVDEQGTLTERVFNSQEMLLINLHERDKLAPYERMLFETWGNNIQTLCLLPLMSGKNLLGVLKLAQCQKEVFTPANLKLLRQIAERIAIAVDNALAYQEIHRLKERLVDENLALTEQLNNVDSEFGEIIGRSDAMYRVLKQVEMVAQSNSTVLILGETGTGKELIARAIHNLSDRNSRRMVKMNCAAMPAGLLESDLFGHERGAFTGASAQRIGRFELADKSSLFLDEVGDMPLELQPKLLRVLQEQEFERLGSNKLIQTDVRLIAATNRDLKQMVADREFRSDLYYRLNVFPIHLPPLRERPEDIPLLVKAFTFKIARKMGRNIDSIPAETLRVLSAMEWPGNVRELENVIERAVLLTRGNVLQLSMAEIAVPSAAPETPAEVAREGEDEYQLIVRVLRETNGVVAGPKGAAQRLGLKRTTLLSRMKRLGIDKETL from the coding sequence ATGTCGTATACACCGATGAGCGATCTCGGGCAACAAGGATTGTTTGATATAACACGGATGTTATTACAGCAACCCGATATGGCCGCGCTTTGTGAAACGTTAACCCGGTTGACCCGCCAGGCGGGTCTCGCCGATAACGCCGCGATTGTGCTGTGGCATGCCGACAGCCACCTCGCCAGCCGTTACGCCGTGCAAGGTCCCGACAACAGCGCCAGATATAACGACCAGGCGCTGCTGGCAGGCGGCCCGGTGCGGCATATTCTCTCTCACCCGCAGGCGCTGCGCTGCACCGCGCAACTCTTTAGTGAGACCTGGCCCGCCATTGCCGAAAGCCGGATCTACCCGGCATTCGCCCATTACAGCTTGCTGCCGCTCGCCGCCGAAGGGCAGATTTTTGGCGGCTGTGAATTTTTCCGCACCAGCGACAGGCCATGGAGCGACAAAGAGACCGAGCGCCTGCATACGCTGACGCAAATTGTTGCCGTGGTTGCCGAGCAGTTGCAAAGCCGCGAGCACCCCACACCGGACTACGAGCTTCTGTGTCAGGAGCGCGACGATTTCCGCATTCTGGTGGCCATCACCAATGCGGTGCTCTCCCGGCTGCATATGGATGAACTGGTCAGCGAAGTGGCGAAAGAGATCCACTACTACTTCGGCATTGACGCTATCAGTCTGGTGCTTCGCGGCAGCCGCAAGGGCAAACTGACCATCTACTCGACGCATTATCTGGATGAAGCCGACCCCGCCCATGAAACGCAGGAAGTCGACGAACAGGGAACGCTGACCGAGCGGGTATTTAACAGCCAGGAGATGCTGCTGATTAATCTGCATGAGCGTGACAAACTCGCGCCCTACGAGCGGATGCTGTTTGAAACCTGGGGCAACAACATTCAGACCCTGTGCCTGCTGCCGCTGATGTCGGGGAAAAATCTGCTGGGCGTGCTGAAACTGGCGCAGTGCCAGAAAGAGGTGTTTACCCCGGCGAACCTGAAACTGCTGCGCCAGATTGCCGAGCGTATCGCCATTGCCGTGGATAATGCGCTGGCCTACCAGGAGATCCACCGTCTGAAAGAGCGGCTGGTGGATGAGAACCTCGCGCTTACCGAACAGCTCAATAATGTCGATAGCGAGTTTGGCGAGATTATCGGGCGCAGCGATGCGATGTACCGCGTGCTCAAGCAGGTTGAGATGGTGGCGCAGAGCAACAGCACGGTGCTGATCCTGGGCGAAACCGGCACCGGCAAAGAGCTTATCGCGCGCGCCATTCATAACCTTAGCGACCGCAACAGCCGCCGGATGGTGAAGATGAACTGCGCGGCGATGCCCGCCGGGCTGCTGGAAAGCGATCTGTTTGGTCACGAGCGCGGCGCGTTTACCGGTGCCAGCGCGCAGCGCATCGGGCGTTTTGAGCTGGCGGATAAAAGCTCGCTGTTTCTTGACGAAGTGGGCGATATGCCACTTGAGCTACAACCCAAGCTGCTGCGCGTGTTGCAGGAGCAGGAGTTTGAGCGCCTCGGCAGTAACAAGCTGATCCAGACCGATGTCAGGCTTATCGCCGCCACCAACCGCGATCTTAAACAGATGGTCGCAGACCGGGAATTTCGCAGCGATCTCTATTACCGCCTGAATGTGTTTCCGATCCACCTGCCGCCGCTGCGCGAGCGCCCGGAAGACATTCCGCTGCTGGTGAAAGCCTTCACCTTTAAAATCGCGCGCAAAATGGGGCGCAATATCGACAGCATTCCGGCAGAAACCTTGCGCGTGCTGAGTGCGATGGAGTGGCCGGGAAATGTGCGTGAGCTGGAGAATGTGATCGAACGTGCGGTGCTGCTGACGCGCGGCAACGTGCTGCAACTCTCAATGGCGGAAATCGCCGTGCCGTCCGCCGCGCCCGAAACGCCCGCCGAAGTGGCGCGCGAAGGGGAAGATGAGTATCAACTGATTGTGCGCGTACTGCGGGAAACCAACGGCGTGGTCGCCGGGCCAAAAGGCGCGGCGCAGCGGCTGGGGCTCAAACGCACCACACTGCTCTCCAGAATGAAACGATTAGGTATTGATAAAGAGACGTTATAG
- the hypE gene encoding hydrogenase expression/formation protein HypE, with protein MNEVQMAHGSGGQAMQQLISQLFLEAFNNPWLAEQEDQARINLAELTAGGDRLAFSTDSYVIDPLFFPGGNIGKLAVCGTANDIAVSGATPRFLSCGFILEEGLPIATLKTLVESMADTARSAGIAIVTGDTKVVQRGAADKVFINTAGIGAIPASIHWAAASLQPGDVLLASGTLGDHGATILNLREGLGLDGELTSDCAVLTPLISQLRELPGVKALRDATRGGVNAVVHEFAAACGYGIELNERDLPVKPAVRGVCELLGLDALNFANEGKLVIAVQREAAEQALAQLRAHPLGRDAAIIGEVVDRKGVRLTGLYGVKRLLDLPHAEPLPRIC; from the coding sequence ATGAATGAAGTGCAGATGGCGCACGGCAGCGGCGGCCAGGCTATGCAGCAACTCATCAGCCAGCTTTTTCTCGAAGCGTTCAACAATCCCTGGCTCGCAGAGCAGGAAGATCAGGCGCGTATCAATCTGGCCGAGCTTACGGCAGGCGGCGATCGGCTGGCGTTTTCCACCGATAGCTACGTTATCGATCCGCTGTTCTTTCCCGGCGGCAATATCGGCAAGCTGGCGGTATGCGGCACGGCAAACGACATTGCCGTGAGCGGCGCAACACCACGCTTTCTCTCCTGCGGCTTTATCCTTGAAGAGGGATTGCCAATAGCCACACTGAAAACGCTTGTCGAGAGCATGGCCGATACCGCCCGCAGCGCCGGTATCGCGATTGTCACCGGCGATACCAAAGTGGTGCAGCGCGGCGCAGCCGATAAGGTGTTTATCAATACCGCCGGCATTGGCGCGATCCCGGCCTCTATTCACTGGGCAGCAGCATCGCTGCAACCCGGCGATGTGCTGCTGGCAAGCGGCACCCTGGGCGATCACGGCGCAACCATCCTTAACCTGCGTGAAGGCTTAGGGCTGGATGGCGAGCTGACCAGCGATTGCGCGGTGCTGACGCCGTTGATTAGCCAACTGCGCGAGCTTCCCGGCGTAAAAGCCCTGCGCGACGCCACGCGCGGCGGCGTTAACGCGGTGGTACATGAGTTTGCTGCCGCCTGCGGTTACGGCATTGAGTTAAATGAACGAGATTTACCGGTAAAACCGGCGGTACGTGGGGTTTGTGAACTGCTGGGGCTGGATGCACTGAATTTTGCCAACGAAGGCAAACTGGTGATTGCCGTTCAGCGCGAAGCCGCAGAGCAGGCGCTGGCACAATTACGCGCTCACCCGTTAGGGCGCGACGCCGCCATAATTGGCGAAGTGGTCGACCGCAAAGGTGTACGCCTGACAGGCCTTTATGGAGTGAAGCGCCTGCTGGATTTACCTCATGCCGAGCCCTTACCGCGGATTTGTTAA